In Melanotaenia boesemani isolate fMelBoe1 chromosome 18, fMelBoe1.pri, whole genome shotgun sequence, the following proteins share a genomic window:
- the LOC121629083 gene encoding apolipoprotein D-like, with product MNSAVHFLLLMLPLISAQVTQWGPCPTPRVQPNFNLERYLGKWYEIEKIPTYFARGKCIEANYSLRKDGTIKVVNSQIFRNKFRSTEGTAVIRNKMEPAKLGISFSYFTPYSPYWIVSTDYTSVAIVYSCTDILHLFNYQYVWILGRSRTLPVVTVNYAKMLLQKEGINIYKLNATDQSCKT from the exons ATGAACTCTGCCGTCCACTTCCTCCTCCTGATGCTGCCTCTGATCTCTGCTCAGGTCACTCAATGGGGTCCCTGTCCCACTCCACGTGTACAGCCCAACTTCAACCTTGAAAGG TACCTTGGTAAGTGGTATGAGATCGAGAAGATACCTACCTACTTTGCTCGAGGAAAGTGTATTGAGGCAAACTATTCACTGAGGAAAGATGGTACCATCAAGGTGGTGAACTCTCAGATCTT tcGAAACAAATTCAGATCGACTGAAGGGACAGCTGTGATTCGGAACAAAATGGAGCCAGCCAAACTCGGAATCAGTTTCTCTTATT TTACTCCCTACAGCCCGTACTGGATTGTAAGCACTGACTACACCAGTGTGGCCATCGTTTACTCCTGTACGGACAttctccacctgttcaactacCAATATGTCTGGATTCTTGGACGCTCACGTACCCTGCCTGTAGTGACAGTAAATTAtgccaaaatgctgctgcagaaAGAAGGAATCAACATTTACAAATTAAATGCCACAGATCAGAGCTGCAAGACTTAA